A portion of the Candidatus Pristimantibacillus lignocellulolyticus genome contains these proteins:
- the fabG gene encoding 3-oxoacyl-[acyl-carrier-protein] reductase — MFASLEGKKALVTGASRGIGRAIAISLAEAGADVAINYSGSEEAAAQTAEAVRALGREAILIKANVGIVAEFDDMVKQVVEQFGTVDILVNNAGITRDNLIMRMKEEEFDQVIETNLKGVFNGIKAVTRPMMKQRFGRIINISSVVGVLGNPGQANYVAAKAGVIGLTKASAKELASRNITVNCIAPGFIQTEMTDKLPEEMKQALEVQIPLAKLGNVEDIANAVRFLASNEAAYMTGQTIHVDGGMYM, encoded by the coding sequence ATGTTTGCTAGCTTAGAAGGTAAAAAAGCATTAGTTACTGGTGCATCTCGTGGTATTGGCCGCGCAATTGCTATTTCATTAGCGGAGGCAGGTGCCGATGTAGCGATTAACTACTCAGGTAGTGAAGAGGCTGCAGCCCAAACAGCAGAGGCAGTTCGTGCACTTGGGCGCGAAGCAATTTTAATTAAAGCGAATGTCGGTATTGTTGCTGAATTTGACGACATGGTTAAGCAAGTTGTTGAACAATTTGGTACAGTGGATATTCTTGTTAATAATGCAGGAATTACTCGTGACAACCTTATTATGCGCATGAAAGAAGAGGAATTCGATCAAGTTATCGAAACGAATCTGAAAGGCGTATTTAACGGTATTAAAGCAGTAACTCGTCCAATGATGAAACAACGTTTTGGTCGTATTATTAATATTTCATCTGTAGTTGGCGTGTTGGGCAATCCAGGTCAGGCCAACTATGTTGCTGCTAAAGCTGGCGTTATCGGCTTAACTAAGGCAAGTGCGAAAGAACTAGCTTCTCGTAACATTACAGTTAACTGTATCGCACCAGGATTTATCCAAACAGAAATGACAGATAAGTTGCCAGAAGAAATGAAGCAAGCATTGGAAGTTCAAATACCACTTGCTAAACTTGGTAACGTCGAAGATATTGCAAATGCAGTTCGCTTCTTGGCTTCTAACGAGGCTGCGTATATGACTGGGCAGACGATCCACGTAGACGGTGGCATGTACATGTAA
- the rnc gene encoding ribonuclease III — MKHDLFDELQLKLQLNFTRVKLLRQAFTHTSYVNEHKRGSVQDNERLEFLGDAVLQLLVSEYLYKTYTKRPEGELTRMRASVVCEPSLAHFAERLDFGRYVLLGRGEEQLGGRNRQALLADLFESFVGALYLDAGIDVTKQFLEQYMFPYIDSNNYGLLMKDAKSKLQERAQHIGLGAIEYRIIEERGPAHDREFVIEVVLDSICYGIGVGRSKKEAEQRAAAEAWSKLAEQEMRNA, encoded by the coding sequence ATGAAGCATGATTTATTTGATGAGCTGCAGCTTAAGCTGCAGCTCAATTTTACAAGGGTGAAACTTCTACGCCAAGCATTTACACATACCTCTTATGTGAATGAACACAAGCGAGGCTCAGTCCAGGATAATGAGCGACTTGAATTTTTAGGAGATGCAGTATTACAATTACTCGTATCTGAATATTTGTACAAAACGTACACGAAGCGACCTGAAGGTGAATTAACGCGTATGCGTGCTTCTGTAGTCTGTGAACCTTCACTAGCTCACTTTGCAGAACGTTTGGATTTTGGTAGATATGTACTGTTAGGCCGAGGTGAAGAACAACTTGGTGGTCGTAATCGTCAAGCGTTGTTAGCCGATTTATTCGAATCATTTGTTGGTGCATTGTATTTGGATGCAGGAATTGATGTAACCAAGCAATTTCTAGAACAATATATGTTCCCTTATATAGATTCCAATAACTATGGCTTACTTATGAAAGATGCAAAATCGAAACTACAAGAGCGTGCTCAACATATTGGTCTTGGTGCAATCGAATATCGCATTATCGAAGAACGTGGGCCAGCACATGACCGTGAATTTGTCATTGAAGTAGTACTAGATAGTATATGCTATGGAATAGGCGTTGGACGTTCTAAGAAGGAAGCTGAACAACGTGCTGCCGCTGAAGCATGGAGTAAGCTAGCCGAACAAGAAATGAGAAACGCGTGA
- the fabD gene encoding ACP S-malonyltransferase — translation MGKIAFVFPGQGAQVVGMGKDIYEHDAEARLIFEQADAALGFSLSNLIFEGPDSDLKQTVNTQPALLTVSTAFLKLVEKAGLKADYVAGHSLGEYSALVAAGAISFEDAVRTVRARGQYMEQAVPSGQGAMAAVLGAERVALQQLCATITAEGHVVELANVNCPGQIVVSGSVAGVNEVVARGKEIGAKRVIPLEVSGPFHSSLMGNAATMLATELANVLMQDATIPVIANVTAEPVVDATEIKSLLERQVCAPVLWEDSVMKLIDLGVDTFVEIGSGSVLTGLIKKIDRNVQVITINKLEALESLTVSQ, via the coding sequence GTGGGTAAAATAGCTTTCGTATTTCCTGGGCAAGGTGCTCAAGTTGTTGGAATGGGAAAAGATATTTATGAGCATGATGCAGAAGCACGCTTAATTTTTGAGCAAGCTGATGCGGCTCTTGGTTTTTCATTGAGTAACTTAATTTTTGAAGGTCCGGATAGTGACTTGAAACAAACGGTAAATACGCAACCAGCGTTGCTAACAGTTAGTACAGCTTTCTTAAAATTAGTTGAGAAAGCAGGATTGAAAGCTGATTATGTTGCAGGTCATAGCCTTGGTGAATATAGCGCACTTGTTGCTGCTGGTGCAATTAGCTTTGAAGATGCAGTACGTACAGTTCGCGCACGCGGTCAATATATGGAACAAGCTGTACCAAGTGGTCAAGGAGCTATGGCGGCGGTGCTAGGCGCAGAGCGAGTGGCACTTCAACAGCTATGTGCAACTATTACTGCTGAAGGTCATGTCGTAGAGCTTGCTAATGTTAACTGCCCAGGACAAATTGTTGTTTCTGGATCTGTTGCGGGAGTCAATGAAGTCGTTGCTCGCGGTAAAGAAATTGGTGCAAAACGTGTTATTCCTCTTGAAGTTAGTGGACCATTCCATTCTTCATTAATGGGTAATGCAGCAACGATGCTCGCAACTGAACTTGCCAATGTACTTATGCAAGATGCAACAATTCCTGTCATTGCTAACGTAACTGCAGAACCTGTTGTTGATGCAACTGAGATTAAATCTCTACTTGAGCGTCAAGTATGCGCTCCTGTACTTTGGGAAGATAGCGTTATGAAACTGATTGACCTTGGTGTAGATACATTTGTTGAAATCGGTTCTGGCTCTGTACTAACTGGTTTAATCAAGAAGATTGATCGTAATGTTCAAGTTATTACGATTAACAAGTTAGAAGCATTAGAGTCATTAACGGTTTCTCAGTAA
- a CDS encoding YlxM family DNA-binding protein produces the protein MQHIEPDALAKTTRINLLLDFYEELLTDKQRTILTYYYHDDFSLGEIATEFGISRQAVYDNIKRAQQALESYERKLGLLTRHGQTVHLTEQLEDQLDQLQLPMEQRQHLQTVVEQLRSIEIMTQMEAIKDGSI, from the coding sequence ATGCAACATATAGAGCCAGATGCCCTAGCCAAGACAACACGCATTAATTTGCTGTTAGATTTCTATGAAGAGTTATTAACAGATAAGCAACGTACTATTTTAACATATTACTACCACGATGATTTTTCATTAGGTGAAATCGCTACTGAATTTGGCATTAGTCGCCAAGCAGTGTATGATAATATAAAGCGGGCCCAGCAAGCGCTGGAATCGTATGAACGAAAATTGGGACTGTTAACCAGGCATGGGCAAACAGTGCACCTGACGGAGCAATTAGAAGATCAACTTGATCAATTACAACTTCCGATGGAGCAACGACAACATTTACAAACTGTCGTTGAACAGTTACGTTCAATAGAAATTATGACACAAATGGAGGCGATAAAGGATGGCAGCATTTGA
- the ftsY gene encoding signal recognition particle-docking protein FtsY yields the protein MGFFKKLKETIASKTEAVTNVFKEGLAKTRTALVEKVEELITRRKKIDEEFYEELEEILIGADVGVTTVMQLIDELRAEVKKRKIESAAELQPVLSEKLVGMLKGDGISHLNVAPAGEITVYLFVGVNGVGKTTTIGKLAHKLKSEGKNVLLAAGDTFRAGAIEQLEVWGQRVGVDVIKQSSGSDPAAVIYDAVQAAKQRQVDVLICDTAGRLQNKTNLMEELNKIFRVIQRELPTAPHEVLLVLDATTGQNALSQAKLFGEKSGVTGLVLTKLDGTAKGGIVIAIRNELNIPVKLVGLGEKMGDLQEFDSDQFVHALFAGLIQKEAEQEEAEN from the coding sequence ATGGGGTTTTTCAAAAAGTTGAAAGAAACGATTGCTTCGAAGACTGAAGCAGTAACTAATGTATTTAAGGAAGGGCTAGCTAAGACTAGAACAGCTCTTGTTGAAAAAGTTGAAGAACTAATTACGCGTCGCAAAAAAATCGATGAAGAGTTCTATGAAGAACTTGAAGAAATTCTAATTGGTGCTGACGTAGGTGTCACTACAGTTATGCAATTAATCGATGAGTTACGTGCGGAAGTGAAAAAACGTAAAATCGAAAGTGCTGCTGAGTTACAACCCGTACTATCTGAAAAACTTGTAGGGATGCTTAAAGGCGATGGAATTTCACATCTAAATGTTGCTCCAGCTGGAGAAATTACTGTGTATCTATTTGTAGGTGTTAATGGAGTAGGTAAAACAACTACGATCGGTAAACTAGCTCATAAGCTGAAAAGCGAAGGCAAAAACGTACTACTTGCAGCCGGTGATACTTTCCGTGCTGGTGCTATCGAACAGCTTGAAGTGTGGGGACAACGTGTAGGTGTAGATGTCATCAAGCAATCTTCTGGTTCTGACCCTGCTGCAGTCATCTATGATGCTGTTCAAGCTGCTAAGCAACGTCAAGTTGATGTGTTAATCTGTGATACAGCAGGTCGATTGCAGAATAAGACGAACCTCATGGAAGAATTGAATAAAATTTTCCGTGTTATTCAGCGTGAATTACCTACTGCACCTCATGAAGTTTTACTAGTGCTTGATGCTACGACTGGTCAAAATGCGCTTAGCCAAGCAAAACTGTTTGGTGAAAAAAGTGGCGTAACGGGACTTGTCCTAACGAAACTTGATGGTACAGCTAAAGGCGGTATTGTTATTGCGATTCGCAATGAATTGAATATCCCTGTGAAGCTTGTTGGTCTAGGTGAGAAAATGGGCGATCTTCAAGAATTTGATTCTGATCAGTTTGTTCATGCATTATTCGCTGGACTTATTCAGAAAGAAGCAGAGCAAGAAGAAGCAGAAAACTAA
- the fabF gene encoding beta-ketoacyl-ACP synthase II, with protein MKRRVVVTGMGILTSLGSELDQFWGNLMEGKSGVSLVEQFDCSEYPTRIAAEIKDFDLETYGIEKKEARRMDRFVQFAVAASLKAIEDSGLKIGENVDAERMGVIVGSGIGGLGTFEDQHKILLEKGPKRVNPFFIPMMIANMASGQVSMIAGAKGPNSTSVSACASGTHSIGDSFRLIQQGDAEVMIAGGAEATIRPTGMAGFCSMRAMSTRNDEPEKASRPFDVDRDGFVMGEGSGILILESLEHAQARGAKIYAEVIGYGMSGDAHHMTEPDPSGASRCMINAVKDAGIDLSEVDYINAHGTSTPVGDVSESTAVKMTFGDHAYKLAVSSTKSMTGHLLGAAGGVEAVILALTLQNGIIIPTINLDNLDPELDLDYVPNTPRKADVKVALSNSFGFGGHNASIMMRKYEA; from the coding sequence ATGAAACGCAGAGTTGTAGTAACTGGAATGGGTATCTTAACTTCATTAGGTTCTGAATTAGATCAGTTCTGGGGCAACCTGATGGAAGGTAAGTCGGGCGTGTCGTTAGTTGAGCAATTTGATTGCTCGGAGTATCCAACGCGTATTGCTGCTGAGATCAAAGACTTTGATCTGGAAACCTATGGTATAGAAAAGAAAGAAGCTCGTCGTATGGATCGTTTCGTACAATTCGCTGTTGCGGCAAGCTTAAAAGCAATTGAAGATTCCGGCTTGAAAATCGGAGAAAACGTAGATGCTGAACGTATGGGTGTAATCGTAGGTTCTGGTATTGGTGGACTTGGAACTTTTGAAGATCAACATAAGATTCTTCTAGAGAAAGGACCAAAACGTGTTAATCCATTCTTTATTCCAATGATGATTGCAAACATGGCCTCTGGTCAAGTTTCAATGATTGCAGGAGCAAAGGGACCTAACTCTACATCAGTTTCAGCTTGTGCTTCCGGTACGCATTCCATTGGTGACTCGTTCCGACTAATTCAACAAGGCGATGCAGAAGTTATGATCGCTGGTGGAGCAGAAGCAACGATTCGTCCTACTGGTATGGCAGGATTCTGCTCCATGAGAGCAATGTCTACTCGTAATGATGAGCCTGAGAAAGCAAGTCGTCCGTTCGATGTTGATCGTGATGGATTTGTAATGGGAGAAGGTTCAGGTATTCTAATTCTTGAATCACTTGAACACGCTCAAGCACGTGGGGCGAAAATCTATGCTGAAGTTATCGGATATGGTATGAGCGGTGATGCTCATCATATGACTGAACCAGATCCATCTGGTGCTTCTCGTTGTATGATCAATGCAGTTAAAGATGCTGGTATCGATCTTTCTGAAGTAGATTATATTAATGCACATGGTACGTCTACTCCAGTTGGTGATGTTTCTGAATCAACAGCTGTGAAAATGACATTTGGCGATCACGCATATAAATTAGCAGTAAGCTCAACGAAGTCAATGACTGGTCATTTACTTGGTGCAGCTGGCGGTGTAGAAGCCGTAATTTTAGCCCTAACCTTGCAAAATGGAATCATTATTCCAACAATTAACCTTGACAATTTAGATCCAGAACTTGATCTGGATTATGTGCCAAATACGCCTCGTAAAGCGGATGTAAAAGTAGCATTGTCTAACTCATTCGGCTTTGGTGGACATAATGCATCCATCATGATGAGAAAATATGAAGCATGA
- the smc gene encoding chromosome segregation protein SMC — MFLKRIELAGFKSFADKTELEFVNGITAVVGPNGSGKSNISDGIRWVLGEQSAKSLRGGKMEDIIFAGSDARRAVNYGEVSLTLDNSDGALPLEYNEVTVTRRVHRSGDSEYMINKQACRLKDITELFMDTGIGKEAYSIIGQGRIEEILSTRSEDRRGIFEEASGIVKYKSRKKEAKRKLDDTEQNLLRIHDLVTELEDQVEPLRKQSEVAIHFKQLKEQLKSKEISLYVHQIETLHSAWSESTNKLEKLQEEQLKLSSVVSKHDAVLESDRLQLREIEAQLDELHQAMLQISEDVEKCEGYGEIIKERIRHNEATKLTVTQSIEVTDAKIMSLSQEEVSIRSKAAEIEEQLTEHRIKLAAEEIRMQGVTTGSAQDEEERLKGELLDVFSSMAQLRNEVRYTEQQQEALLRRMERIQEDEVKWTGQQRALEAKAYELNQSLEAVVADINKLRTKMLTEADEARKLNVSLEQESANLRKLEQKIDSDLSRRDTMKEMQDAMDGFMHGVKEILKASRSQQSGIQGVHGAVAELINVPQRIETAVETALGGALQHIVMQDERSARTAISYLKQRQLGRATFLPLDVIRGRRLNESDKRMISELEGFVGIAADLVKSDEKYEEIVYNLLGNVLLAENLEQANRIASRCQYRYRVVTLEGDVVNAGGSMTGGSQQKKGASLLGRHRQIEQLDEVIALTKQQIEQMRAKIVDNRKEISIRNQNAEQAREKLEQKRVEEQQLKGELQQLQQEMKFLNEQQALSSSDKSTQTTESVAAEQSIEIAKQQLEQLSLREKILQEAIKLAEQTRKVNESQKEELQVQLTDLKIAVAKLDQEYSNYEDQAGRLRDEIARTKHELRQQQQQEAQLSQNGSNLEKEAIEQAEQLVNLKDAKLQCSDKTDHYRMQRSQKSSGLEQGESETKEQRISLRNIEEQMRQTEIVLNRQDVELDHTIRKLSEEYSYSYEMAKEQYPPPEEIAPIQLDVKDLKRQISSLGDINLGAIEEYERVKERFDFLSEQKNDLMEAKTTLYEVIKEMDDEMSKRFKTTFDEIRKHFIVVFSKLFGGGRADLILVDTSNILETGIDIVAQPPGKKLQNLQLLSGGERALTAIALLFAILQVKPVPFCVLDEVEAALDEANVARFAQYLREFSELTQFIVVTHRKGTMEEADVLYGVTMEEGGVSKLVSVRLEEGQELEGVTA, encoded by the coding sequence ATGTTCTTGAAAAGAATTGAATTAGCGGGATTTAAATCATTCGCTGATAAAACTGAATTGGAATTTGTGAACGGTATTACAGCCGTTGTAGGGCCTAATGGATCTGGTAAAAGTAATATATCAGACGGAATCCGTTGGGTTCTTGGTGAGCAGAGCGCAAAGAGTCTACGTGGTGGCAAGATGGAAGATATCATCTTTGCAGGTAGCGATGCTAGGCGGGCAGTGAACTATGGAGAAGTGAGCTTAACGCTGGACAACTCTGATGGTGCCTTGCCGCTGGAATATAACGAAGTAACGGTTACAAGACGTGTTCATCGTAGTGGTGATAGCGAGTATATGATCAACAAGCAAGCTTGTCGCTTAAAGGATATTACGGAGTTATTCATGGATACAGGAATCGGTAAGGAAGCTTATTCGATTATTGGACAAGGTCGTATTGAGGAAATATTAAGTACTCGCTCGGAAGATCGTCGAGGGATCTTTGAAGAAGCATCAGGTATTGTTAAGTATAAGTCTCGTAAAAAAGAAGCAAAACGTAAGTTGGACGATACAGAACAAAATTTGTTGCGTATTCATGACCTAGTAACAGAACTTGAGGATCAGGTTGAACCTTTGCGCAAGCAATCCGAAGTAGCTATTCATTTTAAGCAACTTAAGGAACAATTGAAATCGAAAGAAATTTCATTATATGTTCATCAGATTGAAACACTACATAGTGCATGGTCTGAGTCAACCAATAAGTTAGAAAAGTTACAAGAAGAACAACTTAAACTATCATCTGTCGTAAGCAAGCATGATGCTGTATTAGAAAGTGATCGCTTGCAATTACGTGAAATAGAAGCTCAACTCGATGAATTACATCAAGCAATGCTTCAAATCAGTGAAGATGTTGAAAAATGCGAAGGATATGGCGAAATCATTAAAGAACGTATTCGTCATAATGAGGCTACAAAGCTAACTGTAACTCAATCTATTGAGGTAACGGACGCTAAAATTATGTCTTTATCACAAGAAGAAGTATCCATTCGCAGTAAGGCAGCAGAGATAGAAGAGCAGTTGACTGAGCACCGTATTAAGCTAGCTGCTGAAGAAATTCGGATGCAAGGTGTTACGACTGGTAGTGCACAAGATGAAGAGGAACGTCTGAAAGGTGAATTATTAGACGTTTTCAGCTCTATGGCACAACTTCGTAATGAAGTACGATATACAGAGCAGCAACAAGAAGCACTGCTTCGTCGTATGGAACGTATACAAGAAGACGAAGTGAAATGGACTGGACAACAACGTGCATTGGAAGCAAAGGCATATGAACTGAATCAATCGTTAGAAGCGGTTGTAGCTGACATTAATAAGCTTCGCACGAAGATGCTTACTGAAGCTGATGAAGCTCGTAAGTTGAATGTTTCACTTGAACAAGAAAGTGCTAATTTACGAAAATTAGAACAGAAAATAGATAGTGACTTATCTCGTAGAGATACGATGAAAGAAATGCAAGATGCGATGGATGGTTTCATGCATGGTGTCAAAGAAATTTTGAAAGCATCTCGCAGTCAGCAATCAGGTATTCAAGGGGTTCATGGTGCTGTTGCAGAGCTGATCAATGTACCACAGCGTATTGAAACAGCGGTGGAAACGGCATTAGGTGGGGCACTACAACATATCGTTATGCAAGATGAGCGTAGTGCGCGAACGGCGATTTCGTATTTGAAGCAGCGTCAATTAGGTCGTGCGACGTTTTTACCTCTTGATGTTATTCGTGGTCGTCGCTTGAATGAATCTGATAAGCGTATGATTAGTGAATTAGAAGGTTTTGTTGGTATTGCAGCTGATCTAGTGAAAAGTGATGAGAAGTATGAAGAAATTGTCTATAACTTATTAGGTAATGTTCTTCTAGCAGAGAATTTGGAACAAGCTAACCGTATTGCTTCTCGTTGCCAGTATCGATATCGTGTCGTAACACTAGAAGGTGATGTCGTTAATGCTGGTGGTTCGATGACTGGTGGTAGTCAGCAGAAGAAAGGCGCAAGTCTACTTGGCAGACATCGTCAGATTGAACAGTTGGATGAAGTCATTGCACTAACCAAACAACAAATTGAGCAAATGCGTGCGAAAATCGTAGATAATCGCAAAGAAATATCGATTCGCAATCAAAATGCTGAACAGGCGCGTGAGAAGCTTGAGCAGAAGCGAGTCGAAGAACAACAGCTAAAGGGCGAACTTCAACAGCTACAGCAAGAGATGAAGTTTTTGAATGAACAACAAGCGTTATCTTCTTCAGATAAAAGTACTCAGACTACAGAGAGTGTGGCTGCTGAGCAATCCATTGAGATCGCAAAACAACAGTTGGAGCAATTATCTCTGAGAGAGAAAATATTACAAGAAGCAATAAAACTTGCTGAGCAGACACGTAAAGTGAACGAGAGTCAGAAAGAAGAGTTACAAGTTCAACTTACTGATCTAAAAATTGCTGTTGCTAAACTTGATCAAGAATACAGTAATTATGAGGATCAAGCGGGTCGTTTGAGAGATGAGATCGCACGGACTAAGCATGAATTGCGCCAACAGCAACAACAAGAGGCACAATTAAGTCAAAATGGATCTAATCTTGAAAAAGAAGCAATTGAGCAAGCAGAGCAACTTGTTAATCTGAAAGATGCTAAGTTACAATGTAGCGATAAGACAGACCATTATCGTATGCAACGATCTCAGAAATCAAGTGGCTTGGAACAAGGGGAAAGTGAGACGAAGGAACAACGTATAAGTCTTCGTAATATTGAAGAGCAAATGCGTCAAACAGAAATCGTACTTAACCGCCAAGATGTTGAATTAGATCATACGATTCGCAAACTTAGTGAAGAGTATAGTTATAGCTATGAGATGGCTAAAGAGCAATACCCTCCACCAGAAGAAATTGCTCCGATACAGCTTGATGTGAAAGATTTGAAACGTCAAATAAGCTCACTTGGTGATATTAATCTAGGAGCAATTGAAGAGTATGAGCGAGTGAAAGAGCGTTTTGACTTCCTATCTGAACAGAAGAACGATCTAATGGAAGCAAAAACTACTTTGTATGAAGTGATTAAAGAGATGGACGACGAAATGTCGAAGCGTTTCAAAACGACATTTGATGAAATACGCAAACACTTTATCGTTGTATTTAGTAAATTATTCGGCGGTGGTCGCGCGGATCTCATACTGGTGGACACTAGCAATATATTGGAGACCGGTATTGATATTGTTGCACAACCACCAGGGAAGAAGCTGCAAAATCTACAGTTACTTTCAGGCGGTGAGCGTGCTTTAACTGCTATTGCACTTTTATTTGCAATTTTACAAGTGAAGCCTGTTCCGTTCTGTGTGCTTGATGAAGTCGAAGCAGCACTTGATGAAGCTAACGTTGCTCGTTTTGCACAATATTTACGTGAATTCTCTGAGTTAACGCAATTCATCGTCGTAACGCATCGTAAAGGTACAATGGAAGAAGCTGATGTATTATATGGTGTGACGATGGAAGAGGGCGGCGTATCTAAGTTAGTATCTGTTCGACTTGAAGAAGGCCAAGAGCTAGAAGGTGTAACTGCTTAA
- a CDS encoding acyl carrier protein produces the protein MSDVLERVTNIIVDRLGVEQDKVVAEASFKEDLNADSLDVVELIMELEDEFNIEISDEDAEKISTVGDVLSYIQSHT, from the coding sequence ATGTCCGATGTACTAGAACGCGTAACCAACATTATTGTTGATCGCTTAGGTGTAGAACAAGATAAAGTAGTAGCTGAAGCTTCTTTCAAAGAAGATTTGAATGCTGACTCACTAGATGTAGTTGAACTTATTATGGAACTTGAAGACGAGTTCAACATTGAAATTTCTGATGAAGATGCTGAAAAAATTTCTACGGTTGGAGATGTATTAAGTTACATACAATCTCATACCTAG